One segment of Thioflexithrix psekupsensis DNA contains the following:
- a CDS encoding PEP/pyruvate-binding domain-containing protein yields the protein MISYVLRLTDPAATHVEHSGNKGANVAFLTQKRLPVPTGFIVTARAYQDFIANGQHLLESVNHWDFQQFEQVRRKSEALRAALFTLPLHKNLITQVYEMLSEYPTDQAFAVRSSLLPNPAMSSLGQGETYLNHIGEEAVFERIRDCFLSLWKERAIIERKRHEIPQLEASTAVVIQQMIVPELSGVAYTHNIVNPNSNEYLLSIKCGITIEQWLMHRDNGQLRYADLTDSTPHPQHSRLTDAQIEQLYHLIQRIKVLYDTPQSIDWCLAKNYLYLLQTRPLELSE from the coding sequence ATGATCAGTTATGTTTTACGTCTTACCGATCCCGCGGCCACTCATGTAGAACACAGTGGCAATAAGGGAGCTAATGTGGCTTTTTTAACGCAAAAACGCCTTCCCGTCCCTACAGGATTTATTGTCACGGCACGGGCTTATCAGGATTTTATCGCCAATGGACAACATTTATTAGAAAGTGTGAATCATTGGGATTTTCAACAATTTGAGCAAGTTCGTCGTAAAAGTGAAGCCTTGCGTGCTGCTTTATTTACCTTACCGCTGCATAAAAATTTGATCACTCAAGTCTATGAAATGTTGAGTGAATATCCTACAGATCAGGCTTTTGCCGTGCGTTCTTCTTTACTTCCTAATCCTGCCATGTCCAGCTTGGGGCAAGGAGAAACTTATTTAAATCATATTGGGGAAGAGGCTGTTTTTGAACGTATTCGTGATTGTTTTTTATCTTTATGGAAAGAAAGAGCGATTATAGAACGAAAACGCCATGAAATTCCACAATTAGAAGCCAGCACTGCCGTGGTGATTCAACAAATGATTGTGCCTGAATTATCGGGCGTGGCTTATACACACAATATTGTCAACCCAAATTCTAATGAGTATTTACTCAGTATTAAATGCGGAATTACCATTGAACAATGGTTAATGCACCGAGACAATGGACAATTGCGATATGCCGATTTAACCGACAGCACCCCCCACCCCCAACACAGCCGTCTAACTGATGCCCAAATTGAACAGCTATATCACCTGATTCAACGCATTAAAGTCCTTTACGATACCCCACAAAGTATTGATTGGTGTTTAGCTAAAAACTACCTTTATTTGCTGCAAACAAGACCCTTAGAACTCAGCGAATAA
- the pal gene encoding peptidoglycan-associated lipoprotein Pal, with protein MKKTHLSLLLAVLVATGCSSKSALQKEDPNASGVQNQPNATDTTQGAGDRFGQDGNQFGSGSMSAIPVERLIYFDFDRSDIRADSEAVLQAHAAYLGANPNVVVRLEGHADERGSREYNLALGERRANAAKRTLGIFGVPDNRMTTLSYGEEMPLDTGSNEGSWQRNRRVEIVYP; from the coding sequence ATGAAAAAAACCCATTTATCGTTATTACTGGCGGTATTGGTGGCTACAGGTTGTAGCTCTAAAAGTGCGTTACAAAAAGAAGACCCTAATGCCAGCGGCGTTCAAAACCAACCCAATGCGACAGACACGACACAAGGAGCAGGGGATCGTTTTGGTCAAGATGGTAACCAATTCGGTAGCGGTTCTATGAGTGCTATTCCTGTAGAACGTTTGATTTATTTCGATTTTGACCGCAGTGACATTCGTGCTGACTCCGAAGCTGTTTTACAAGCACATGCCGCTTATTTAGGAGCGAATCCTAATGTTGTCGTGCGTTTGGAAGGCCATGCCGACGAGCGCGGTTCTCGTGAATACAACTTAGCTCTGGGTGAGCGTCGCGCCAACGCCGCTAAACGCACATTAGGCATTTTTGGTGTTCCCGACAATCGCATGACCACGTTGAGCTACGGCGAAGAAATGCCACTGGACACAGGCAGTAACGAAGGCTCTTGGCAGCGGAATCGTCGCGTTGAGATTGTTTATCCTTAA
- the pepN gene encoding aminopeptidase N gives MNKKTEQTIPQPIYRHDYRQPDYWIDKVELAVDLHDDVTIVRSILQIRRNKDTASEGQPLVLNGEKLTLKEIALNGQPLPESAYQVDREALIIFSVPDHFELSTVVAIKPHENTELVGLYQSNGNYCTQCEAESFRRITYFLDRPDVMATYSTTISADKARYPVLLSNGNRVATGELENNRHWVRWEDPFRKPSYLFALVAGQLVCHHGTFKTMSGREIRLEIWVEPQNIDKCEHALLSLQKAMQWDEQTFGLEYDLDVYMIVAVNDFNMGAMENKGLNVFNSKFVLCRPDTATDDDYEDIEAVIAHEYFHNWTGNRVTCRDWFQLTLKEGLTVYRDQRFTADMTDFALKRIRDVKKLRTLQFAEDQGPMAHPIRPESYIEMNNFYTITVYEKGAEVVRLYETLLGKEGFAKGLARYFEKHDGQAVTCDDFRVAMAEANQIDLTPLDRWYSQAGTPVCEVRGRYDAEQMTYTLQVTQSRAPTPAVQPAFMPCLIPIRVSLFDPKGQALPLQLADENVPIGEERLLSLSETQQQFIFVNIPQEPVLSFLRGFSAPVQVKMQRPREHLAFLMAHDNDSFNRWDAGQILAQELLLNLAQDWAAGRELKLDPLFIQSFGKILTDSRLNPSLKAMAMMLPDEKFLGQQIEPIDVDALYEARSFMTRVLARTFRRELLALYQQYHSTSPYSNSRSAIDARRLKNTVLRHFLTALQDEEVIALIGQQFQHADNMTDMQAALSCLMELEIPEREQALQQFYGRWQHDPLVLDKWFALQASSSLPKTLDRVLSLASHPDFNLRNPNRVRSLIWTFCSLNQVRFHSADGRAYKFLAELVLELDRLNPQLASRLVGAFNQWRRFDKLRRNLMESQLNTIIAQPNLSTDVYEIVSRSLNYR, from the coding sequence ATGAACAAGAAAACCGAGCAAACTATTCCTCAACCGATTTATCGCCATGATTATCGTCAACCGGATTATTGGATTGATAAAGTAGAATTAGCCGTCGATTTACATGACGATGTCACCATTGTCCGCAGTATTTTGCAAATAAGACGTAATAAAGACACCGCCAGCGAAGGTCAACCGTTGGTATTAAATGGGGAAAAATTAACCCTAAAAGAAATTGCCTTAAATGGGCAACCGTTACCCGAATCCGCTTATCAAGTAGATCGTGAAGCATTAATTATTTTTTCTGTCCCTGATCACTTTGAATTATCGACGGTTGTGGCGATCAAACCGCATGAAAATACGGAATTAGTGGGATTATACCAATCTAATGGCAATTATTGCACACAGTGCGAAGCGGAGAGTTTTCGCCGCATCACTTATTTTTTAGATCGCCCTGATGTCATGGCCACCTACAGCACCACCATTAGCGCGGATAAAGCCCGTTATCCCGTGTTGTTATCTAATGGAAATCGAGTGGCCACGGGGGAGTTGGAAAACAATCGCCATTGGGTGCGTTGGGAAGACCCTTTTCGTAAACCCAGCTATTTATTTGCCCTTGTCGCAGGCCAGCTTGTTTGTCATCATGGCACATTTAAGACCATGAGCGGGCGAGAAATTCGCTTAGAAATTTGGGTAGAACCGCAAAATATTGATAAATGTGAACATGCACTGCTTTCTTTACAAAAAGCCATGCAATGGGATGAGCAAACATTTGGCTTAGAATATGACTTAGATGTTTACATGATTGTGGCGGTGAATGATTTTAATATGGGCGCAATGGAAAATAAGGGATTAAATGTGTTTAATTCCAAATTTGTTTTATGCCGTCCCGACACCGCCACAGACGATGATTATGAAGATATTGAAGCGGTTATTGCACACGAATATTTTCATAATTGGACGGGAAATCGCGTCACCTGTCGAGATTGGTTTCAACTCACTTTAAAAGAAGGCTTAACGGTTTATCGAGACCAGCGTTTTACTGCGGATATGACTGATTTCGCCTTGAAACGAATTCGAGATGTGAAAAAGTTAAGAACTTTACAATTTGCCGAAGATCAAGGGCCAATGGCACACCCGATTCGTCCTGAATCTTATATTGAAATGAACAATTTTTACACCATTACCGTATACGAAAAAGGCGCGGAAGTGGTGCGTTTATATGAGACCTTATTGGGCAAGGAAGGCTTTGCAAAAGGATTGGCGCGTTATTTTGAGAAACATGATGGTCAAGCAGTGACTTGTGATGATTTTCGCGTGGCAATGGCAGAGGCGAATCAAATCGATTTGACCCCCCTTGATCGCTGGTACAGTCAAGCGGGTACGCCCGTTTGCGAAGTACGCGGCCGCTATGATGCCGAGCAAATGACTTACACCTTGCAAGTGACGCAAAGTCGCGCCCCTACGCCCGCCGTACAGCCTGCTTTTATGCCGTGTTTAATTCCCATTCGCGTGAGTTTATTTGACCCCAAAGGTCAGGCTTTACCGCTGCAATTAGCGGATGAAAATGTGCCTATTGGGGAAGAACGGCTATTGTCATTAAGTGAAACGCAACAGCAATTCATTTTTGTGAATATTCCTCAAGAACCGGTGCTGTCTTTCTTACGTGGATTCTCTGCGCCCGTGCAGGTTAAAATGCAACGTCCACGCGAACATTTAGCCTTTTTAATGGCACACGATAATGACAGTTTTAATCGTTGGGATGCCGGGCAGATATTAGCGCAAGAATTGCTGCTAAATTTAGCCCAAGATTGGGCGGCAGGACGGGAGTTAAAATTAGACCCGTTATTTATTCAAAGTTTTGGAAAAATATTAACCGATTCTCGTTTAAATCCTTCGTTAAAAGCGATGGCGATGATGTTGCCTGATGAGAAATTCTTAGGGCAGCAAATAGAACCCATTGACGTTGATGCGCTATATGAAGCGCGTAGTTTTATGACTCGCGTATTAGCGCGAACATTTCGCCGTGAATTATTGGCTTTATATCAACAATATCACAGCACAAGTCCTTATTCTAACAGTCGTTCTGCGATTGATGCGCGTCGTCTTAAAAACACAGTATTAAGACATTTTTTAACCGCCTTGCAAGATGAAGAAGTGATTGCTTTAATTGGGCAACAATTCCAACACGCCGATAATATGACAGATATGCAAGCGGCATTAAGTTGTTTAATGGAATTAGAAATTCCCGAACGCGAACAAGCCTTGCAACAATTTTATGGGCGTTGGCAACATGATCCGTTAGTTTTAGACAAATGGTTTGCGTTACAAGCCAGTTCTTCTTTACCCAAAACATTAGATCGGGTATTAAGTTTAGCCTCGCATCCTGATTTTAATTTGCGCAATCCTAATCGTGTGCGTTCGTTAATCTGGACATTTTGCTCACTCAATCAGGTTCGTTTTCACAGTGCAGATGGGCGTGCTTATAAATTCTTAGCGGAATTGGTGTTAGAATTAGATCGCTTGAATCCTCAATTGGCTTCGCGTTTAGTGGGTGCATTTAATCAATGGCGACGTTTTGACAAATTACGGCGTAATTTAATGGAGTCACAATTAAATACCATTATTGCTCAACCTAATTTATCCACAGATGTGTATGAAATTGTCAGCCGCAGTTTAAATTATCGGTAA
- a CDS encoding response regulator: MDKKNTTVLIVDDTPDNLSVLSDCLEETGMEIMTALSGQNALVLTQAVLPDLILLDVMMPGMDGFETCERLKQNPITESIPVIFVTALMDTESKVKSFSAGAVDYICKPIQKAEVLARVYTHLSISEMRRELQQQNERLQKQNERLEEFRCTAANELFTPLSTITNSAKHLKNNFQIMSPAETYRDIEKIEDSSNRMIQIILENLLNTEEAETP, from the coding sequence ATGGACAAAAAAAATACTACTGTTTTGATTGTCGATGATACTCCGGATAATTTGTCGGTTTTATCGGATTGTTTAGAAGAAACAGGAATGGAAATTATGACCGCTTTAAGTGGTCAAAATGCACTGGTATTAACTCAAGCTGTTTTACCTGATTTAATTTTGCTGGATGTCATGATGCCCGGAATGGACGGTTTTGAAACCTGCGAGCGTCTAAAACAAAACCCCATCACAGAATCTATTCCCGTCATTTTCGTGACCGCATTAATGGACACGGAAAGTAAAGTAAAAAGTTTCAGTGCGGGTGCAGTGGATTATATTTGTAAGCCGATTCAAAAAGCAGAAGTATTGGCGCGGGTTTATACCCATTTATCCATTAGCGAAATGCGCCGCGAATTGCAACAGCAAAATGAACGCCTACAAAAGCAAAATGAACGCCTAGAAGAATTCCGTTGTACGGCGGCGAATGAACTCTTTACGCCATTAAGTACCATTACTAACTCCGCTAAACATCTAAAAAATAATTTTCAAATTATGTCACCTGCGGAAACGTATCGAGACATTGAGAAAATCGAAGATTCTAGCAATCGCATGATCCAAATTATCCTAGAGAATCTGCTTAATACCGAAGAAGCAGAGACACCCTAA